The DNA segment aatttttttactgaattacataatttcatttatacatttgacaaaatttgctacattttatgtgtatttgaaaaaaagttttttacaaACGATATCTCCCGCCATGTCACGTGAAATAGGGGTtccatctcattcacacgaaaattttaattaaatatcactATTCATATTTTTCGTCGATATTTTGGGTAAAACTAAGATAGCtgttgaaaaacatgtaattagatTTTTACTGTTTCGACTTGTGGAAGGCCATACACGCTATAATGGGGTTATTATGTAAGTATATGGGAAAACAgctggtggtctctaacctattcTTATCGCTTATCATGTTGCTTTAAAGCttcattgacattttttttcttaaaatcaaaACAACTCTTAACTGTGAATTTTTCCCTTTATagactttcattttattaaaactttattcatcaaagaaaatcacatttcttatataattttTACGTGACAAATTATATAGCTATAGCTATAAATTATAAactaactttgaaaaaaaatcacgagACATTTGGTTCTGatgataactttaaaaatgaataaaaacatatGGTAATCTGTTTTCAGAAactttttgtacaaaattattagGTGTAGCAACGTATATGTAAATTTGagacaaattaaaaatttaagTGCTTTCCCGAAAGATAGGAAACACTCGTTTGTCCTCAGCAAAAAGGTGTTTGAGATTTGATTTGGTACGTGTTACTGCGATTGTTTCGGGGCCATAGTGGAAAATTAGCATGATTGTATTTtagaatttttacaaaatgacaaTGGCTTTAACAACAAAAAATCGACAAAATTGTTCCACAGACGTTTTAAATATTAAGTCTTTCTGAAAATATTAAGACCATATTTTTTGTGTATCAAGGTTTCAGTAACTCACGTCATCAATCaagttgtttcccctttaaaTCATCCTCCCGGGGCCCGTAGGTTTTTGTCCCGGGCAGAAGGTTTACTTCTCCCTTTTCccactgaaaattaaaaaattatgatTTAGTTGAAAAGTTATGGTAATTACTTTTTTTGAACTAtccattaattatttttttttggtaattttaaaattttctttttaagctcgtttgatgatatcaaatataaattctttatttactattcatttttacaaacactttgtttttaaaagtatttattaataTTCATGTTCATAAATCACAACATacaataaaattttcaaacaaaataaagtaaaggaattttaaaaaaaagctttcatcgaaacttttaattaatttatttccttttaattttaaaaatttaattttttaaaattttcatttcgaaattgtaaataataaaaacacacaaagcaaagatttttttaaaggaaaaaaaaaatgtttgaaaaaaaaaatatgtgaataaaGGTACATGCAAACCCCAAATACAGGATAATAgcaatttatagaaaaaaaaactactttaaaCTGaccttttgtatttatttttatattcatgaagtttattaatttttagataattgttttttgaaacaaataacaGAAAGGGCTAATTGgccgtttcaaaaaaaaaaattctagtttttttgagttgaaaaaaacaacaattcaaAAAAATCTAGTAAACCTCCCCaggtaattaaaagaaaaaagttatgGCGTATACCCCAGGGTTTAAAATCccccttaattttttcaaaaaatagaaaaaaaaaaaatgttctgtgtACGAAAAACTCGCTTTTTTGTTACCTCCAACttaaaggtaatttttttttcttttccctttgGGGAGGGGGAGGGAAACGGGCTGACAACAGGGCCAGGAAACATCCCGGGCATACCCATGGGTCTGGGAACCGTCCCTGGCATGTTAAAAGGCATTGCACCTTGCTGACCTTGCTGACTGCCTCCAGCTTTAAATAATGAGAGAAAATAGTTGTTTGGTAATTTGTTTAATCGTTACTGCGGTCCGATAGCTAacttaatggtgtttttttttcttaaggccataccaaatagACAACATCTATGTGAAAATAACATTCACTTATAGATGAATGATTTCGTCACCAAGAGGACGGTCTGCATATTAACTCATATTGATAAAgaaggaaaacaaaatattttttatatacaagAGCAACTGAATTTTACATACGTAAcaaaagatttaataaatatCAATTCATAATGAACATATATATACAATGACGATATGGTGATGTTAGTTCAATcgaatttttcagaaataaactAACCACCCTTTTTGACTGCTATTTGCAGTGCCTGTAGCACATCTTAATTAAAGGCAACATTTTACAACAGATTGAATATTGTCCggcagtgaaataaaaaaaaaaactttctttactctaaatattttgttaataatcaaattaaaagagaaatagtcttttttttaaatattctgcaGAATAATGTCTTTACTtatactgaattttcaatttAAGTGCTGTAACTTTAAAATATATCTCGAAACATGATAACTTAAACGTTCACGGGCTATTTTCAAGATTTTAATGAACTAGCTTTTAACACTTTTATATAACAGTTAATATTTAGTTTGTAATAtcgaaataaacattattttatcttaAGATCGTTTTTATCAAGTTTCAGcataacctttttttaaaaaaaagtgcaCATATATAATAAGTTAGTATCTATAAGCATGATTTGTACAAGCAATTCAGTTATAAGTAGAAATACGCAATCTCATACGCTAAAAATGACGATTTCATCCTGACAAcaaattattaatatttgatgATTGCGTATTGCTACCTAAAACATTCGTATTAGCACTGTTCGAATTAAGCGTGTTTGTAAAGCCATTATTAGCACTGGCAGTGTTTGAATTAAGCATGTTTGGTAATCCATTATTAACATTACCAGAGTTAGTACTAAGCGTGTTTCTTAAACCAGTATTAGCACTACCAGTGTTTGTATTAAGCATATTTGTAAAAGCAGAGTTCGATTTAACATTATTCGCATTTGCAAAGTTTGTGTTGCTACTGATAGGGTTCGGAGCAGCACTGTTTCTTCCTGTATTCATGGCATTCGGGTCTTTAAGAACCGTGCCGCCTTGGTTAGGCACGATGCCACTAAATGGTTCAATGTTAGTGTTAATAGGCATTCCATTATTATTTAAAGCAAAGCTATTCGTGTGGGCTTGTCGTGCATTATTCATTGTCCTCAAAGCGTTCGTGTTACTGTTTATAGATTGCATATTTGAAGGCATCATTTGTCCCTGAAGCGTGTTTGAAGCGAATCTGGTGTTCCCAGACTGTGGTCGCAAAGCACTACCTCCAAAGTTGGTTTGCATTCCTTGCATCTGACCCGCATTCTGAGGCATCAACCCACCCTGAGTTAATCCTTGGGTCTGCGCAAATTGACCCATACCAATAATAGCTGGATTAGCAGAAATTGTAGTAGAGCCGAACCCTCCGGGTAGGGCTATACCATTTGTTACAGGCAGCATGGTCTGAGTAGGCTGAGGGAACACAAAACTATTGCCTGTTGTTTGAGCCAGTCCAGTACCCCCTTGTGTCATTCCACCTGTCTGCGAAAGACCAATCGCACTTCCGGTAGTTCCGACCACATTTCCGCTTGCGTCAAAGATCAGGTTGCTCATTTCTGGTGGACAAATAACGTTATATCAGTATCTCCGATCGTTGAGTAATGACCTTCATATCTGACAAGGAACTACCAAAGAGCTTTCAAAGAAGtttcatttagaaagaaaattatGTACCCTATTTCAGCTTAAGATAGTTGATGTTTAACCATACACCAGTGAGCCTTTTGTTGGAAACCATGATTTGATATACGTGTCAAACATTTACCGAACAAATGTAAATGGCGGTATATGTTAAAGGTCATGGTTTTACCTTAGAGATTCTAGTTTCgtgtaagtgttttttttttgtaaggtttagtaaattaaaaaataaagactgTAACTTCTTATGAAATAACTATTTTGTCCATAGCTTACAAAGGTGAAACGCCTTTTATGCGCACATTACCTTACGTAAGAAGGCAAAGATTACACGAAATGTTTTTATGGCGTAAATGATGGTATATTTTCATATCTTAGCCAGATTTCGATGTACACCATAATCATCATGTCTAAGTTTCATCTCGAATATTACCTATATCTTTCATATTTGTTACTAAAAACATCTTCAGCAGCGATAAAGTTCTATATTTTGGTACATTTAATTGCGATTTTTACAGGTGACTCAAAGATAGAAAATAGATAACTCACCCATTCCTGGCATGAACATTGATCCCATTGGGCCTGGTCCCATCATCGGCCCCGTGGTCATCTGGAAAGGATTTGGAGCAAAAGCATTCATCATTGGATCAGGGAACATACCAAACCCTGGCTGACTGGTGAAGGGACTTCCAAACTGGGCGCCAAAGGGAGTTGCAAATGGCATTTGTTGTCCGAACGGTGACATCTGCTGGCCAAACTGACCTTGACCGAATTGTGTCTGCTGCATTCCAAATCGTGGCATATTTTGGGGAGTAAGCTGGTTCTGGAAAAGATTGGCCTGGCTGTTGGCATCGAATCCAAGTTGGTTAAGGTTGTTTCCTAATCGACCCATTCTTGTAGGATCCTGGAAGGTTGCTCCACCGGCATTAACCATTCCATTTTGTTGCATACCGTTCTGCATCATACCGTTCTGCATCATTCCATTTTGTTGCATTCCATTTTGCATCATACCGTTCTGCATCATATTATTGCCCTGCATCATACCATTCTGGGACATACCATTCTGCATCATACCATTCTGGGACATACCGTTCTGCATCATTCCATTTTGCATACCATTTCCCATCATATTGTTCTGCATACCATTTTGCATCATACCGTTCTGCATACCGTTCTGCATCATGCCATTTTGCATACCGTTTTGCATACCATTTTGCATGCCATTTTGCATCATACCGCTCTGCATACCGTTCTGCATCATACCATTTTGTCCGGGCATTGCCATACCGTTGGGATTCATCATGCCGGTCTGTCCATTCATCATCTGATTTTGGCCAAGTCCATTTTGTCCGTTCATACCCTGGTTCTGATTTAATCCCGTGTTTTGTAATCCATTCTGTTGTAACCCACCACCAGGTGTACCAAGTGCGGTAGGATTTGCGCTGACAAGTCCTGGAGTTTGATTCGTTGCGCCGGTTGCGGCGGGTGCTCCGCCTGCACCACCGCCGCCGCTACCAAAGAGACCGAAATTGAAGTCGCTGCCCGAGTTCTGGGCGAAAGAATAGTGTACTGCCACACTGAGGCACACAAAACATAATGCCAGCCGCATGATTCCTAAAAAACAAAACGTTTATAATCTATGAATAAATACTAGGTAGTCTTACAGGAATATAAGAAAGTTGCATAcattaatatacaattatttgaagAATATGCAAGACATTAACTCTCTTGTCATTGTGTTTGTCCGTATGTCAATAAGTTTATACTTTTATAGAGACAGAAATATTTgctaaatattttctaaaaatgttttgatccattttttgcatatttttcagttcatctaaaaatcatttattaggttcgaaactttacaaaaaaaaaaaaaaaaaaaaaaaaaaaaaaaaaaaaaaaaaacaacgaatcTATGACAAGAATGTAATTTTCATAAACATaacattcataaaataaattctatTGCCACCGATTTTTTCAGGATATTTTAAAACGTAAAATTAGCGAAAGCTGTATCAAAATTAACAGTAAAATCTAACTGTAGAAATTTTCTTTACTATCACGTACACTTCAGTCTTAAATTTTCAAATAGTATTCTaatcaaaatatgtttgataAAGGAATCACTGCTGATGAAATGAAATTTCTTAATTACATAAGTATATTTCACAAGATATTTAGTAAATATTAAGCAAAAATAACCGAATTCTAAACATAATACATAATTTTCACATGCACTGCagtcttaaaattttaaatattactCTAATTAAAATACTTTGATTAAGGAATCACTGCTAGCTGAATGAAATTTCTGAATTATACTGTTATACTACACAAGATATTATTTAACTATAAGCATGAACATATCTTACCTTGTATCCAAAAGTTTAAAAGTGAGAGAGAATGTCTCAAATCCgagtaatttatttaaaattttcctcTGGGCACTCAGTTCACATGTAATTCAATCAATGAATTTCATCGACCAGTTGTcaagtttttattcattttcaccAATACGTGATCAGCACAATGCGGAAGtagttaatatttttttccatttccgTTACCATGATGACAAACCAATGGGAACTGAATAATGACGTAGACAGTTGAGAAAAATCATAAAGATGAACGTATACACCTGCTTAAATTGCATAACATGCGAGGTTGACAATTTCCGATGAGAAATTTTGATTTGGTCTTTTTTTAACGAAGGTGCATCCTACATTtgcatataatgtatatatgatgtaaaattatttgatatcTTGTATGTTTAAAATGTCGTGTTGCAAGTATCTATAGTTTATATCAACTGatatattataaaaagaacaagaaaGCACAGAATGTGTTCTCGTATGATCGAAGTTATTTCTTGAAGTTTTACTCTTTCATAAAGCAGTAACAGTAAAACAGGTGATGAGCTTCCTTGGCTAACACAAGAACTTGTAAATAAAACAGACAGATTGTTACTTAAATTTATAGGTCATGACTTTTTTCTTATATCGAAGCGGTAAAGAAGCCgatatattgtttgtttccgaCTCAATGCAGTCAAGTAATTAAGGATTTTTTCTGTATAATTGGCCATCTTAATTTTGGACAGACATAATTGCTTTACAAAATGTCTGACTGCTTCTGAAAGTCAACTTGGCTATCAAGTAAAAAATGAGAGTTTGAAGATAATGACAATAAATATGTTTTGGCGATTGCAATATGGGTTAATTGAGCATCTATAACTGAAACAGTAAAGGAGCTGGTTTGCCTCCTGACTCACACAGCAAATCAGTGTGATAAGTCACtgaacaaaaatgtaaacatatcagCACAGTGTTTGTATTACATAGATTTTCTCATGACGGTTAAATTTTCATGACTTTGACTGACAAATGAAGCATGAATTTCGAACGTTTTGACAGTCCCAGTTTAACTGATGATTATTTATGAGCATTAGAATTGATTTGAACGTCAACACAGCCCACATCATATGTGTATGCATAATATGTCATCACAattgttatgaaataaagatgagtTTGGTCGACTTTTTTCATTCAAATCACTGTATAACGATTTTGCCCAACAAATTACTTATGACTACactatacatttaaaatgtcTATGGCCTATATTTTCTTGAATACTTttatcagtgctaaataaaaatcaaaagaaaatggcATCTATGTTTagtgcaagaaaaaaatatgttttc comes from the Mercenaria mercenaria strain notata chromosome 9, MADL_Memer_1, whole genome shotgun sequence genome and includes:
- the LOC123546726 gene encoding uncharacterized PPE family protein PPE12-like produces the protein MRLALCFVCLSVAVHYSFAQNSGSDFNFGLFGSGGGGAGGAPAATGATNQTPGLVSANPTALGTPGGGLQQNGLQNTGLNQNQGMNGQNGLGQNQMMNGQTGMMNPNGMAMPGQNGMMQNGMQSGMMQNGMQNGMQNGMQNGMMQNGMQNGMMQNGMQNNMMGNGMQNGMMQNGMSQNGMMQNGMSQNGMMQGNNMMQNGMMQNGMQQNGMMQNGMMQNGMQQNGMVNAGGATFQDPTRMGRLGNNLNQLGFDANSQANLFQNQLTPQNMPRFGMQQTQFGQGQFGQQMSPFGQQMPFATPFGAQFGSPFTSQPGFGMFPDPMMNAFAPNPFQMTTGPMMGPGPMGSMFMPGMEMSNLIFDASGNVVGTTGSAIGLSQTGGMTQGGTGLAQTTGNSFVFPQPTQTMLPVTNGIALPGGFGSTTISANPAIIGMGQFAQTQGLTQGGLMPQNAGQMQGMQTNFGGSALRPQSGNTRFASNTLQGQMMPSNMQSINSNTNALRTMNNARQAHTNSFALNNNGMPINTNIEPFSGIVPNQGGTVLKDPNAMNTGRNSAAPNPISSNTNFANANNVKSNSAFTNMLNTNTGSANTGLRNTLSTNSGNVNNGLPNMLNSNTASANNGFTNTLNSNSANTNVLGSNTQSSNINNLLSG